From Nevskia ramosa DSM 11499, the proteins below share one genomic window:
- a CDS encoding DUF3667 domain-containing protein, translated as MASKPPPKLEPAPIDGPFCRDCGARADINFCPVCSQETRIEMPTVGHFVAEFAEQTLALQGQLWRTLYSLLFKPGQLTLDYIAGRRQRYVRPLRLYLAISISFFAVLGITAGDGSFLPDDLLVDDGAKVPSTKDGSEAQSDKKAAAKPAKSKTVDKPSAAPKTGDPAVDAEARVEAAAAAIEAAAEAKAEAAEADEKARQEAAAAQKAKAEVEKHPRSTDKGESSANFNTGYAKLDARLNERFDRLKALPKSEITARVVNAFLNYAPFAMFLLLPLFALFLKIGYLWRGANYAIHLLFAVNYHSFIFFMLLIAQLPLINRFDNLLGFVVPAYLLLSLRSVHGGGWLSTSLFTLLLSIVYVAALAVVMVLFTFLPLALL; from the coding sequence ATGGCCAGCAAACCACCCCCGAAGCTCGAACCGGCGCCGATCGACGGCCCGTTCTGTCGTGACTGCGGCGCGCGTGCCGATATCAACTTCTGCCCGGTCTGCAGCCAGGAAACGCGGATCGAGATGCCGACGGTCGGCCATTTCGTCGCCGAGTTCGCCGAGCAGACCTTGGCCTTGCAAGGCCAGCTGTGGCGCACCCTGTATTCACTGCTGTTCAAGCCGGGCCAGCTGACGCTCGATTACATCGCCGGCCGCCGCCAGCGCTATGTGCGACCGCTGCGCCTGTATCTGGCGATCAGCATCAGCTTCTTCGCGGTGCTCGGCATCACGGCCGGCGATGGCTCGTTCCTGCCGGACGATCTGCTGGTCGATGACGGCGCCAAGGTCCCAAGCACCAAGGACGGCAGCGAAGCTCAGAGCGACAAGAAAGCGGCGGCCAAGCCTGCGAAATCGAAGACGGTCGACAAACCCTCGGCCGCACCGAAAACGGGTGATCCGGCGGTCGATGCCGAAGCGCGGGTCGAAGCGGCAGCGGCAGCGATAGAAGCAGCAGCGGAAGCCAAGGCGGAAGCGGCAGAGGCCGACGAAAAAGCGCGGCAGGAAGCGGCCGCGGCACAGAAGGCCAAGGCCGAAGTGGAGAAACATCCGCGTTCGACCGACAAGGGCGAGTCGTCAGCGAACTTCAACACCGGCTACGCCAAGCTCGATGCTCGTCTCAACGAGCGTTTCGACCGGCTGAAAGCGCTGCCGAAATCGGAAATCACCGCGAGAGTGGTCAACGCCTTCCTGAACTACGCGCCATTCGCGATGTTCCTGCTGCTGCCGCTGTTCGCGCTGTTCCTGAAGATCGGCTATTTGTGGCGGGGGGCGAATTACGCGATCCATCTGCTGTTCGCGGTCAACTACCATTCGTTCATATTCTTCATGCTGCTGATCGCTCAGCTGCCGTTGATCAACCGCTTCGACAATCTGCTCGGTTTTGTCGTGCCGGCCTATCTGCTGCTGTCACTGCGCAGCGTACATGGCGGCGGCTGGTTATCGACCTCGCTGTTCACGCTGCTGCTGTCGATCGTCTACGTCGCGGCGCTGGCGGTGGTGATGGTGCTGTTCACTTTTCTTCCTTTGGCCTTGCTGTAA
- a CDS encoding FAD-dependent monooxygenase — translation MSQRIDCDVAVVGGGPVGVVAALALRDAGFKVVLVERGAAPKPFDVSRYDVRVYAIAPASGRLLDQLGIWPEIAATRISPYARMQVWQRAAERGLSFDAAESGNGALGWIVEQGLILSAAWNQLGALPRHVGVEALALQLPIDDDRQGRASLQLSDGTELQARLIVAADGADSPLRERAGIAVTSWRYAQQAIVAQVLMSSAQAATAYQRFLPTGPLAFLPQADGRHSIVWSADSEAAAALLALDDASFARALSEASQYALGEVIEAGPRLAFPLRLLHAEDYHRPGLVLVGDAAHAIHPLAGQGANLGFADVAQLASSLSAARAAGRDWASSRTLASYTRARKAANLEMLALTDALYRGFGNSLPGLRQLLGIGLEAINKVAPVKALLATQAQRGSG, via the coding sequence ATGAGCCAGCGGATCGATTGCGATGTCGCCGTCGTCGGTGGCGGGCCGGTCGGTGTGGTCGCTGCGCTGGCGCTGCGCGATGCCGGCTTCAAGGTCGTGCTGGTCGAGCGCGGCGCGGCACCGAAGCCGTTCGATGTTTCGCGCTACGACGTCCGCGTCTACGCGATCGCGCCAGCTTCGGGGCGGCTGCTCGATCAGCTCGGCATCTGGCCGGAAATCGCGGCGACCCGGATCAGCCCTTACGCGCGGATGCAGGTATGGCAGCGCGCCGCTGAGCGCGGCTTGAGCTTCGATGCCGCCGAGAGCGGCAATGGCGCGCTCGGCTGGATCGTCGAACAGGGCTTGATCCTGTCGGCCGCCTGGAATCAGCTCGGTGCGCTGCCGCGCCATGTCGGCGTTGAAGCGCTGGCCTTGCAGCTGCCGATTGATGACGATCGTCAGGGCCGCGCCAGCCTGCAGCTCTCCGATGGCACTGAATTGCAGGCGCGGCTGATCGTCGCTGCCGACGGTGCCGACTCGCCGCTGCGCGAGCGTGCCGGTATCGCCGTCACCAGCTGGCGCTACGCGCAGCAGGCGATCGTTGCCCAGGTGTTGATGTCCTCGGCGCAGGCGGCGACGGCCTATCAGCGCTTTCTGCCGACCGGACCGCTGGCCTTCCTGCCGCAGGCCGATGGTCGGCATTCGATCGTCTGGTCCGCGGACAGCGAAGCTGCTGCGGCGCTGCTGGCACTCGATGACGCGAGCTTCGCGCGCGCGCTTTCCGAGGCTAGCCAGTACGCGCTCGGTGAGGTCATCGAAGCCGGTCCGCGGCTCGCGTTTCCGTTGCGCCTGCTGCATGCCGAGGACTATCACCGGCCAGGGTTGGTGCTGGTTGGCGACGCGGCCCATGCGATCCATCCGCTGGCCGGGCAGGGCGCCAACCTGGGCTTCGCCGATGTCGCGCAACTGGCCAGCAGCTTGTCGGCGGCACGGGCGGCAGGACGCGACTGGGCGTCGTCACGAACTCTTGCCAGCTACACCCGCGCCCGCAAGGCCGCGAATCTGGAAATGCTGGCGTTGACCGACGCGCTGTATCGCGGCTTCGGCAACAGCCTGCCGGGCCTGCGGCAACTGCTCGGCATCGGCCTGGAAGCGATCAACAAGGTCGCGCCGGTCAAGGCACTGCTGGCGACGCAGGCACAACGCGGCTCGGGCTGA
- the ubiH gene encoding 2-octaprenyl-6-methoxyphenyl hydroxylase, with product MTAAENLAGNVFDVAIVGGGLVGASLAVGLAASSLRVVLIEAAAPPISAAAWDERCIALNEASQRILASFGVWPALSAEAEPIRGTHISEKGRFGSTRFSADEVGLTALGYNAPLRAIGAVLSSAMAAAPNLKLLLPARVTSLEEATDHLSLTVESAGSSRAIKAALVVAADGAQSSIRKLLGLDATTRDYGQHAIVSAVRLSRPHQGVAYERFTPDGPMALIPKPDDAASLVWTVPSANVEAMLAWTDAEYLEAAQATFGGRLGRFTALGQRKSWPLSRVMNETLVGPRTVFIGNAAQSLHPVAAQGFNLGLRDVANLAERIIGAADPGAEQLLADYAATRRSDRERVSGFTDLLVRAFSNRTPGLAQARHWGLVAADLLPPVRAALLRQHLGHLGLPADGLGAPR from the coding sequence ATGACTGCTGCCGAAAATCTTGCCGGAAACGTTTTTGATGTCGCGATCGTCGGCGGTGGTCTGGTCGGTGCCAGTCTCGCGGTAGGGCTGGCCGCCAGTTCGCTGCGCGTGGTACTGATCGAAGCCGCCGCGCCGCCGATCAGCGCCGCCGCCTGGGACGAACGCTGCATCGCCCTGAACGAGGCCAGCCAGCGGATTCTCGCCAGCTTCGGTGTCTGGCCTGCACTGAGCGCTGAAGCCGAACCGATCCGCGGGACGCACATCTCCGAGAAGGGCCGCTTCGGCAGCACTCGCTTCAGCGCTGATGAAGTCGGGCTGACTGCACTCGGCTACAACGCGCCGCTGCGAGCGATCGGTGCCGTGCTGTCATCGGCGATGGCGGCCGCGCCGAATCTCAAGCTGCTGCTGCCGGCACGGGTAACGTCGCTGGAAGAAGCGACCGATCACCTCAGCCTGACTGTCGAGAGCGCCGGCAGCAGTAGGGCCATCAAGGCCGCGCTGGTGGTCGCCGCCGATGGTGCGCAGTCGAGCATCCGCAAGCTGCTGGGCCTGGACGCGACGACCCGTGATTACGGCCAGCACGCGATCGTTTCGGCGGTGCGCCTGTCGCGGCCGCATCAGGGCGTCGCTTACGAACGCTTCACGCCGGATGGCCCGATGGCCTTGATCCCGAAGCCGGACGATGCCGCATCGCTGGTCTGGACCGTGCCGTCGGCAAACGTCGAAGCGATGCTGGCCTGGACCGATGCCGAGTACCTGGAAGCCGCGCAGGCAACCTTCGGTGGACGCCTCGGCCGCTTCACCGCGCTCGGTCAGCGCAAGAGCTGGCCGCTGTCGCGAGTGATGAACGAAACCCTGGTCGGGCCGCGTACCGTGTTCATCGGCAATGCCGCGCAAAGCCTGCATCCGGTCGCCGCACAAGGCTTCAATCTCGGTTTGCGCGATGTCGCGAATCTCGCCGAGCGGATCATCGGTGCGGCCGATCCCGGCGCCGAGCAGCTGCTCGCCGATTACGCCGCGACCCGGCGCAGCGATCGCGAGCGAGTCTCCGGTTTCACCGATCTGCTGGTCCGCGCGTTCTCGAACCGCACGCCGGGTCTTGCCCAGGCCCGGCATTGGGGCCTGGTTGCGGCCGATCTGCTGCCGCCGGTGCGCGCCGCCTTGCTGCGCCAGCACCTCGGTCATCTCGGCCTGCCGGCCGATGGCCTCGGAGCACCGCGATGA
- the gcvT gene encoding glycine cleavage system aminomethyltransferase GcvT — MLKQTALHAEHLRLGAKLVDFAGWDMPIQYASQLDEHHAVRKSAGMFDVAHMSAVDLQGARTREFLRLLLANDVAKLKTPGKAPADAVGVGKALYSCMLDEHGGVIDDLIVYLIAEDAFRLVVNAGTTDKDLAWLRAKAPAFGVDVRHRSDLGILAVQGPEARAKVDALLPAELAKACASLTPFSAAWLGDRFIGRTGYTGEDGYELILPQADLVAIWTELLAAGVAPCGLGARDTLRLEAGMNLYGQDMDETVSPLECGLSWTVSFADEARAFIGRAALEAQRAAPPRKSVGLVLEGRGVLRAHMAVRAANGELGETSSGGYAPTMKGSIAMARVPGGAVGPYEVEIRGQRLPTREVKPPFVRNGKVLV; from the coding sequence ATGCTCAAGCAAACCGCGCTGCACGCCGAACATCTGCGCCTGGGCGCCAAGCTGGTCGACTTTGCCGGCTGGGACATGCCGATCCAGTACGCATCCCAGCTCGACGAGCATCACGCTGTGCGCAAGTCCGCCGGCATGTTCGATGTCGCGCATATGAGCGCCGTCGACCTGCAGGGCGCACGCACCCGTGAGTTCCTGCGCCTGCTGCTCGCCAACGATGTCGCCAAGCTGAAGACCCCGGGCAAGGCGCCCGCCGATGCCGTAGGCGTCGGTAAAGCCCTGTACAGCTGCATGCTCGACGAGCACGGCGGCGTCATCGACGACCTGATCGTCTACCTCATCGCCGAAGACGCATTTCGCCTGGTCGTCAACGCCGGCACCACGGACAAGGATCTCGCCTGGCTGCGCGCGAAAGCACCGGCGTTCGGCGTCGACGTTCGTCATCGCAGTGATCTCGGCATCCTCGCCGTGCAGGGGCCGGAAGCTCGGGCGAAGGTCGATGCGCTGCTGCCGGCCGAGCTGGCGAAGGCTTGCGCCAGCCTGACACCGTTCAGCGCCGCCTGGCTCGGCGACCGCTTCATCGGCCGCACTGGCTACACCGGCGAAGACGGCTACGAACTGATCCTGCCGCAGGCCGATCTGGTTGCGATCTGGACCGAGCTGCTTGCCGCCGGTGTCGCGCCCTGTGGTCTTGGCGCGCGCGACACCTTGCGACTCGAAGCCGGCATGAATCTCTACGGCCAGGACATGGACGAAACCGTCAGCCCGCTCGAATGCGGTCTGTCCTGGACGGTGTCGTTCGCCGATGAAGCCCGCGCCTTCATCGGCCGCGCAGCCCTCGAAGCCCAGCGCGCCGCGCCGCCGCGCAAGTCCGTCGGCCTGGTGCTCGAAGGCCGCGGCGTGCTGCGTGCCCACATGGCGGTGCGCGCCGCGAACGGCGAGCTGGGCGAAACCAGCAGTGGCGGTTATGCGCCGACGATGAAAGGTTCGATCGCGATGGCCCGCGTGCCGGGTGGCGCAGTCGGCCCGTATGAAGTCGAGATCCGCGGCCAACGGTTGCCGACGCGCGAAGTGAAGCCGCCGTTCGTGCGCAATGGCAAGGTGCTCGTGTAA
- a CDS encoding DUF3667 domain-containing protein has translation MDFEPADSVKSAPAEPKAFVCANCGTHFDGHYCPHCGQEARIKLPTARKFLSDLAEKYLGIEGRLPLTLRMLFFRPGQMTVDYLEGRRQRYLSPLRLYLAASVLFFIGLSRVPGIDIEIGRSGIEITTLAMRDASIAAHTGFAAIDGQVARFMSLPLDERSRVLRDGMIRNAAQALLLLIPLFAGLLAALYRRRLYGEHLLFAFHFHSFAFLVLPLGLVPWPQPMHDLINNALNALLAAVLFVMLRRVYGGGVLLTLARVLTILIGYALLLSAAALAGVLLAVGR, from the coding sequence ATGGATTTCGAGCCTGCCGACAGCGTCAAATCCGCGCCGGCCGAGCCCAAGGCCTTCGTCTGCGCGAACTGCGGCACGCATTTCGATGGCCACTACTGCCCGCATTGCGGGCAGGAAGCGCGGATCAAGCTGCCGACGGCGCGCAAGTTCCTCAGCGATCTCGCCGAGAAATACCTCGGCATCGAAGGTCGCTTGCCGCTGACCTTGCGGATGCTGTTCTTCAGACCCGGCCAGATGACCGTCGACTATCTCGAAGGCCGACGCCAGCGCTATCTCAGCCCGTTGCGCCTGTATCTCGCCGCCAGCGTCCTGTTCTTCATCGGCTTGAGCCGGGTGCCGGGCATCGATATCGAGATCGGCCGCAGCGGCATCGAGATCACCACCTTGGCGATGCGCGATGCCAGCATCGCCGCCCATACCGGTTTCGCGGCGATCGATGGTCAGGTGGCGCGCTTCATGAGCCTGCCACTCGACGAGCGCAGCCGTGTGCTGCGCGACGGCATGATCCGCAACGCGGCGCAGGCGTTGCTGCTGCTAATCCCGCTGTTCGCGGGGCTGCTCGCGGCGCTGTACCGGCGTCGTCTGTATGGCGAGCATCTGCTGTTCGCATTTCACTTCCACAGCTTCGCGTTTCTGGTGCTGCCCCTCGGCCTCGTGCCTTGGCCCCAGCCGATGCACGATCTGATCAACAATGCTTTGAATGCACTGCTGGCGGCCGTGCTGTTCGTGATGCTGCGCCGGGTCTATGGCGGCGGCGTGCTGCTGACGCTGGCGCGGGTGTTGACGATCCTGATCGGCTACGCGCTGCTGCTGTCGGCCGCGGCACTCGCTGGCGTGTTGCTTGCGGTAGGTCGCTGA
- the gcvH gene encoding glycine cleavage system protein GcvH has protein sequence MSNTPAELKYAKSHEWVKKLPDGTLLIGITDHAQAALGDLVFVETPKVGRKLAANEACCVVESVKAASDVYAPVAGTVIETNAKLGENPELVNDAPYEGGWLWKLQPDNLADVDGLLDADGYVASIA, from the coding sequence ATGAGCAATACGCCTGCCGAACTGAAATACGCCAAGTCCCACGAGTGGGTGAAGAAGCTGCCGGACGGCACGCTGCTGATCGGTATCACTGATCACGCCCAGGCTGCGCTCGGCGATCTGGTGTTCGTGGAAACCCCGAAGGTCGGTCGCAAGCTGGCGGCGAACGAAGCCTGCTGCGTCGTCGAATCGGTCAAGGCGGCGAGCGATGTCTATGCGCCGGTCGCCGGCACCGTGATCGAGACCAACGCCAAGCTCGGCGAGAATCCCGAGTTGGTCAACGATGCGCCGTACGAAGGCGGCTGGCTGTGGAAGCTGCAACCGGACAATCTCGCCGATGTCGATGGCCTGCTCGATGCTGACGGCTACGTCGCGTCGATCGCCTGA
- the pepP gene encoding Xaa-Pro aminopeptidase: MPAPAAAELAEYAARRAALIKAMGPDGLAIIPSAREVIRNRDSHYRFRQDSDFLYLSGFQEPDSVLVLAPGNQDGEFLMFVRARDAAREIWDGRRAGPEGAVSQYGADQAFVIDELDKQLQGLLSGRRRVFYTFGEHPEWDPKIAAVVREIREVSRRGAAAPTDFVALETTLHEQRLIKTEAELKLIRHACQVTAGAHVRAMQATQPGGWEWAVAAEIHHEFERHDMQCGYGSIVGGGENACILHYKENESQLNNGDLLLIDAGGEYRGYTADITRTFPINGRYSGAQKEVYEVVLAAQLAAIATLTAGNASSRPHEVATKALTEGMVALGLLEGDVDTLIAEGKHRQFYMHGTGHWLGLDVHDVGRYKLDGVARNFEPGMVMTVEPGLYIAPGTEGVDPRFHGIGIRIEDDVLVTGGAPEVLTSGVPKAVAEVEALMAGR, translated from the coding sequence ATGCCCGCACCTGCAGCTGCCGAACTCGCCGAGTACGCCGCCCGCCGCGCCGCGCTGATCAAGGCGATGGGTCCGGATGGTCTGGCGATCATCCCATCCGCGCGCGAAGTGATCCGCAACCGCGACAGCCATTACCGCTTTCGTCAGGACTCGGATTTCCTCTATCTCAGCGGCTTCCAGGAGCCGGATTCGGTACTGGTGCTGGCACCTGGCAACCAGGACGGCGAGTTCCTGATGTTCGTCCGCGCCCGCGATGCTGCGCGTGAAATCTGGGACGGCCGTCGCGCCGGGCCGGAAGGTGCGGTCAGCCAGTACGGCGCCGATCAGGCCTTCGTGATCGACGAACTCGACAAGCAGCTGCAGGGCTTGCTGTCCGGTCGCCGCCGGGTGTTCTACACCTTCGGCGAGCATCCGGAATGGGATCCGAAGATCGCTGCCGTGGTCCGCGAAATTCGTGAAGTGTCGCGCCGTGGCGCAGCGGCACCGACCGATTTCGTGGCATTGGAAACCACGCTGCACGAGCAGCGCCTGATCAAGACCGAAGCCGAGCTGAAGCTGATCCGCCATGCCTGCCAGGTCACCGCCGGTGCCCACGTCCGGGCGATGCAGGCCACCCAACCGGGCGGCTGGGAATGGGCGGTGGCCGCCGAGATCCATCACGAGTTCGAGCGCCACGACATGCAGTGCGGTTACGGCTCGATCGTCGGCGGCGGCGAGAACGCCTGCATCCTGCATTACAAGGAAAACGAGTCGCAGCTCAACAACGGTGATCTGCTGCTGATCGATGCCGGCGGCGAGTATCGCGGCTACACGGCGGACATCACCCGCACATTCCCGATCAACGGCCGCTACAGCGGTGCGCAGAAGGAAGTCTACGAAGTGGTGCTGGCTGCGCAGCTGGCGGCGATTGCGACACTTACGGCCGGCAATGCCTCGTCACGGCCACATGAAGTGGCGACCAAGGCGCTGACCGAAGGCATGGTCGCGCTTGGTCTGCTGGAAGGCGATGTCGACACCTTGATCGCGGAAGGCAAGCATCGCCAGTTCTACATGCACGGCACCGGCCACTGGCTGGGGCTGGATGTCCATGATGTCGGCCGCTACAAGCTTGACGGCGTCGCTCGCAACTTCGAGCCGGGCATGGTGATGACCGTCGAGCCGGGCCTGTACATCGCCCCGGGAACCGAAGGCGTCGACCCGCGCTTCCATGGCATCGGCATCCGCATCGAGGACGACGTGCTGGTGACTGGCGGCGCGCCCGAAGTGCTGACCTCCGGTGTGCCGAAAGCAGTGGCCGAAGTAGAAGCGCTGATGGCTGGCCGCTGA